One window of the Herbiconiux sp. L3-i23 genome contains the following:
- a CDS encoding phage holin family protein gives MTNLPTGQHPEVPAESGPIRTDAGRHAAPVAPDSLPGSDGLAAPRAARSSLGELLGDVSKDLSTLVRQEIELAKAETKETAVRAGKGAGLLGGAGYAALMALLFVSIALWWGLGHLIDNGWSAVVVAAVWGAAALVLYTIGRTQLKKVKGLPQTIDSVKRIPQSVAHRDDVETLREAARETADRG, from the coding sequence ATGACGAATCTCCCGACGGGGCAGCACCCCGAGGTGCCGGCGGAGTCCGGCCCGATTCGGACCGATGCCGGGCGGCACGCCGCGCCGGTCGCTCCCGACTCACTTCCGGGCTCAGACGGTCTCGCCGCTCCGAGGGCGGCGCGCTCGTCGCTCGGCGAGCTGCTCGGGGACGTCTCGAAGGATCTCTCGACACTGGTGCGGCAAGAGATCGAGCTCGCCAAGGCCGAGACCAAGGAGACGGCGGTGCGCGCCGGCAAAGGTGCGGGGCTGTTGGGAGGCGCTGGGTACGCCGCCCTCATGGCGTTGCTGTTCGTGTCGATCGCCCTCTGGTGGGGGCTCGGGCACCTGATCGACAACGGTTGGTCGGCGGTCGTCGTCGCCGCCGTCTGGGGAGCCGCTGCGCTCGTGCTGTATACGATCGGCCGTACCCAACTGAAGAAGGTGAAGGGCCTTCCGCAGACGATCGACAGTGTGAAGCGCATCCCTCAGTCCGTCGCGCATCGAGACGATGTCGAGACGCTGAGGGAGGCGGCGCGCGAGACCGCCGACCGCGGCTGA